The Oncorhynchus tshawytscha isolate Ot180627B linkage group LG30, Otsh_v2.0, whole genome shotgun sequence genome includes a region encoding these proteins:
- the LOC112228559 gene encoding GTPase Era, mitochondrial — MAFRVSISIFRKSVYFPRVAFNISAPLLNVSQFLRTGWAARCPGTNNGQGFRFTPACFITSDAFLGRLAKGKAAETDDSLYHDPASVPPDSGNHNVCCCLGKQKRVTSGHAKQISWLVKDPDQPEKSNVLRVAIIGSPNSGKSTLSNQLLGRKILLDTPGLTTPSKVKRHQLEKSLLEDPWNTVKEADLGTARFFTFCNLSGTQMIAWACNKLDFEVLKCLTQYPDVPAVLVLNKVDSLKSKSRLLEMTADLTCGVVNGRKLQVRSVIKPPWAERRTDRETRTPGSGDEGEPGGDVAPHEGTEAQSGLSKEQLRALKTQQGRAHFKDVFMLSAVDREDVETLKRYLVVGSKPGSWQYHSDVLTDS, encoded by the exons ATGGCTTTCCGTGTGAGCATCTCGATTTTCCGAAAATCTGTATATTTTCCGAGAGTTGCTTTCAACATATCTGCGCCACTGTTAAATGTGTCACAGTTTCTCCGAACGG GATGGGCTGCCCGTTGTCCAGGGACCAATAATGGACAGGGTTTTCGCTTCACCCCCGCCTGTTTTATTACATCGGATGCGTTTTTGGGCAGACTGGCGAAAGGCAAAGCGGCAGAGACAGATGACAGTCTTTATCACGATCCAGCCTCAGTTCCGCCCGACAGCGGTAATCACAACGTCTGCTGCTGCCTCGGAAAACAAAAGAGGGTTACCTCCGGGCATG CTAAGCAAATATCATGGCTGGTGAAGGATCCAGATCAACCAGAGAAATCAAATGTTTTAAGAGTGGCCATTATTGGTTCCCCAAATTCTGGGAAGTCCACACTGTCCAACCAACTGCTTGGCAGAAAG ATTTTACTGGACACTCCTGGACTCACTACACCATCAAAAGTCAAGAG GCACCAGCTGGAGAAGTCTCTCCTCGAGGATCCTTGGAATACAGTCAAGGAAGCTGACCTTGGTACTGCACGATTCTTCACTTTTTGCAACCTTTCGGGCACACAGATGATTGCT TGGGCCTGCAACAAGCTAGACTTTGAGGTCCTGAAATGCCTGACCCAGTACCCAGATGTCCCAGCAGTCCTAGTTCTCAATAAG GTTGACTCGCTGAAGAGCAAGAGCAGGTTGTTGGAGATGACAGCAGATCTGACATGTGGAGTGGTGAATGGGCGGAAGCTGCAGGTCCGCAGTGTGATCAAGCCCCCCTGGGCTGAGAGGAGGACGGACAGGGAGACCAGGACACCAGGGTCTGGAGATGAGGGCGAGCCAGGTGGTGATGTGGCTCCTCATGAGGGCACTGAGGCCCAGTCAGGGCTGAGTAAGGAGCAGCTGAGAGCTCTGAAGACCCAACAGGGCAGGGCCCACTTCAAAGATGTCTTCATGCTCTCTGCTGTGGATAGAGAGGATGTGGAGACACTGAAG aggTACCTAGTAGTAGGGTCAAAGCCTGGTTCTTGGCAATACCACAGTGACGTTCTGACTGACTCCTGA